The genomic window CTTTCTGGTCGGTGCCGGCGCGTCGGCCAACGCGCAGGACGCCGGCGGCAACACGCCGGTCATGTGGGCCCTCATCCGAGGCAACGACACGGTGGCGGTCTTCCTGGTGACGGGCGCGCACGCCAACGTGAACTTGCGGGACAAGAACCTCCGCACGGCGCTCATGTACGCGGCGGTGCTGGGCAACAGCCGCATGGCGGATCTGCTCGCGTCGCTGGGAAGCGCGATCAACACGCGGGACGTGGCCGGCCGCACGGCGCTCGACTACGCGATCCAGCGCGGCGACCTCGCCACGATCAAGGTGCTCGTCGTGCACCACGCCGATGTCGGCGAGCCCGATCAGGGCGGCCACACGCCGGTGTGGTACGCAGCGCGCCACGTGCTCGCCCTGCTCAACCTGGATCCGGGCCTCGCGCCGTCGTCGGACAAGGCGTCCGAGGCGCAGACACTGCTCAGCGCCGCCTCCCACGGCGAGCTGGCCAAGGTGCGGGTCTTCACAGCCTGCCGGGCGGCGGTCGTGTGCGATCCCGCGATCAAGCCGGACGCCTCGCCCGCCGCGTGGGTATGGTATCAGTCGGTCATCGTGGTGCTCGAAAGTCGCGGCGCGCCGGTGTGGTCGCACGCCCCGGGCGGTATGGCGCCGCTCATGCGCGCCGTGTGGGAGCAGCGCGCCGACGCGGTGCGGGCGCTCGCCGCCAACGGGACGTCCGTCAACGACCGCGACGCGGAGGGCTGGTCGCCCGTCACGGCCGCGGCGTGGGCGGGACGGGCGGACCTGGTGGAAGTGCTCGTGGCGGCCGGCGGCGACGGCGACGCCGTCAACGACCTCGGCCGGACGCCGCTGATGTACGCGGCGGCCCACGGTGACCTGCGCATGGTCCGCGCGCTGGTCGAGCGCGGCGGCGCCTATCCGGGCAGAACGGACTTCGAAGCGCGGGACGCCGCGTGGTACGCGGCGTGCTTCGCCCCGGCGCCCGGCCGTCAGGCCGTTCTTGTCTATCTGCACGCGGCGGGGACGGTGTGCGCGCGCAGCCCATAACGGCACGGCAGGCAAGGCGGGGGGAGGCACACGGCATGAAGATGGTGTGGCGCGGTGCGGCGGTCGTCGCGGCCGCGGTAATCTGCGCCGGGTGCGGCGAGGGGCCGGGCGTCGGGATGACGTCCGCGGACTGGGACATGCTGTATCAGGCGCAGCTGACCCGCGAGAAGGCGCTGGCGATCGCGGCACAGTCCGCGCAGATCTGGAGAGACTCGCAGGCGAGCCGCCGCCGCATCGAGGCCGGGCGGGCCGAGGTCGATCAGCTGACGCGCGAAGGGAACGACGTCCTCGCCGTCGCCCACGACTGCAAGCCCGGCGACAAGGACGCGCTGTGCACCGCGAGCATGCCGATGCCGGATCAGCTGAAGGCGCTCAAGGCGAATCAAACGGCCGTGCAGTCCGCAGCGGCCGCCTTCCAAACCGAATACGACGGCGTCGTCCAGCGGTACGCGGACGCGCGCGCGCCGTGGAACGCGTGGCTGCACACCGTGATC from bacterium includes these protein-coding regions:
- a CDS encoding ankyrin repeat domain-containing protein, whose product is MAVRKAALGTALLVALLPWRVSAATAQPAPAANMAAIQNARWSVMRVVAESADGRALNSGTGFVVRSIVSGQLIVTAYHVVAGASRIRLSGGAFQLSVPARLAAGERAADVAILLVSGQAIAHPLPLGDAEGVAERDTLYVLGFPRPESLGETQATMTQGTVSAILRPQRLIQMQAPISPGNSGGPVLNRRGEVVGVAASVLTGPNQEINFAGWINSAGPLLDGLAASIHASPQSGRRAVALAAMRGDAGACDLAAASPSVNQRDETGALPLVEAAYAPHLRIVRCLIARGASVNASDGIGMTPLLAVAQAPGEAAASALETARFLVGAGASANAQDAGGNTPVMWALIRGNDTVAVFLVTGAHANVNLRDKNLRTALMYAAVLGNSRMADLLASLGSAINTRDVAGRTALDYAIQRGDLATIKVLVVHHADVGEPDQGGHTPVWYAARHVLALLNLDPGLAPSSDKASEAQTLLSAASHGELAKVRVFTACRAAVVCDPAIKPDASPAAWVWYQSVIVVLESRGAPVWSHAPGGMAPLMRAVWEQRADAVRALAANGTSVNDRDAEGWSPVTAAAWAGRADLVEVLVAAGGDGDAVNDLGRTPLMYAAAHGDLRMVRALVERGGAYPGRTDFEARDAAWYAACFAPAPGRQAVLVYLHAAGTVCARSP